The following proteins are co-located in the Piscirickettsia litoralis genome:
- a CDS encoding FUSC family protein, with product MVAKQWVDTLTSYRMIHAFKTALACLIGLVVFRTFNLDHGQWVIITVAVVMGAQVTVGAAEDKSIARSAATVIGAAAAGLFLLTGWGEDFFRLAVSFISSVFWFRLSCWK from the coding sequence GTGGTCGCAAAGCAATGGGTTGATACGCTAACGTCTTATCGAATGATTCATGCCTTTAAAACGGCATTAGCCTGTTTAATTGGTTTGGTTGTTTTTCGTACCTTTAACTTAGATCATGGGCAATGGGTGATTATTACTGTTGCGGTTGTGATGGGAGCGCAAGTCACTGTCGGTGCTGCAGAAGACAAGTCCATTGCTCGTAGTGCCGCGACTGTGATTGGAGCTGCTGCGGCAGGCTTATTTTTGCTGACGGGTTGGGGGGAGGATTTTTTTCGCCTCGCTGTTAGTTTTATTTCTAGTGTCTTTTGGTTTCGCTTATCTTGCTGGAAGTAA
- a CDS encoding FUSC family protein yields the protein MSFGFAYLAGSKRYAYVGVLGTATFAIIALTGSAKLGIAEGMLRAVDILIGVLISLVISRVCLPIYARRELLLSMSGTLRNFISLYEDSFTKHATFTPLENSAFEVDKIAAISKSFAQQNKLLEESNTWLECKKLPFDLHLCKESLIQLKRVFRQILATRYSLSLSREDTVWLRGHADTQAIAEHVIELLNNGLEQLKAYPKSIDWLAADENKITRLRETIQKRTASQPPEHHIHLYAFLHSIEHLWEELIQLDHSLQRLLEIHK from the coding sequence GTGTCTTTTGGTTTCGCTTATCTTGCTGGAAGTAAGCGTTATGCTTATGTTGGAGTGTTAGGGACTGCAACATTTGCAATTATCGCATTAACAGGTTCAGCAAAATTAGGTATTGCCGAAGGTATGCTAAGAGCGGTTGATATATTAATTGGGGTGTTAATTAGCTTAGTTATTTCGAGAGTGTGTTTGCCAATTTATGCACGGCGTGAATTATTATTATCGATGTCAGGGACGTTAAGAAACTTCATTTCTCTTTATGAAGATAGTTTTACTAAACATGCGACTTTTACCCCGCTTGAGAATTCTGCATTTGAAGTTGATAAAATAGCAGCGATCAGTAAGTCATTTGCACAACAAAATAAGCTTCTTGAAGAAAGTAATACCTGGTTAGAGTGTAAAAAATTGCCTTTTGATTTGCATTTATGTAAAGAAAGCTTAATTCAATTAAAACGAGTTTTCCGCCAGATATTAGCAACGCGTTATAGTTTGAGTTTATCAAGAGAGGATACCGTTTGGTTAAGAGGGCATGCGGACACGCAAGCGATTGCTGAACATGTTATTGAACTTTTAAACAACGGCTTAGAGCAGCTTAAGGCTTACCCAAAGTCGATAGACTGGCTAGCGGCTGATGAGAATAAAATAACTCGTCTACGTGAAACGATTCAAAAACGAACTGCGAGCCAGCCTCCTGAGCATCATATTCACCTTTATGCTTTTTTGCACAGCATTGAACACTTATGGGAAGAGCTAATACAGCTTGATCATAGTTTGCAGCGCTTATTAGAGATACATAAATAA
- a CDS encoding MFS transporter: MISACLIGITNAFIFCFYAEGPFIFINHVKLSSQEYGLLGIFIAVASIFGGFAYRHLQKGLEDKTIAYLGGLMSFIGSGLMLFGLIVLNSVGAEKHVIISIIVIMLPFMLISFGSFGLVVPVVLSQALVKYQDCLGTAGALFGLLYYMVLSVLTWTMGLIHNKTLWPMPSYFFVLSFVMLLMFKASSRKSKTDLYDFQ, translated from the coding sequence ATGATTTCAGCCTGTCTAATTGGTATTACAAATGCTTTTATTTTCTGTTTTTATGCAGAAGGCCCATTTATATTTATTAACCACGTGAAGCTTTCTAGTCAGGAGTATGGACTATTAGGAATATTTATCGCTGTAGCGTCTATTTTTGGAGGGTTTGCTTATCGGCATTTGCAAAAGGGTCTTGAGGATAAAACAATCGCTTATTTAGGTGGGCTGATGAGCTTTATTGGCAGTGGCTTGATGTTATTTGGATTAATCGTGCTAAATTCTGTGGGTGCAGAAAAGCATGTGATAATCAGCATCATAGTAATAATGTTACCTTTTATGCTCATTAGCTTTGGTAGTTTTGGTTTAGTCGTTCCTGTAGTTTTAAGCCAAGCATTGGTGAAGTACCAAGACTGTTTGGGGACAGCCGGTGCCTTATTTGGACTTTTGTATTATATGGTTTTATCCGTGTTAACATGGACTATGGGCTTAATTCACAATAAGACACTATGGCCAATGCCCAGTTACTTTTTCGTGCTGAGTTTTGTTATGTTGCTTATGTTCAAAGCCTCTTCAAGAAAGAGTAAAACCGATTTATATGACTTTCAGTGA
- the sppA gene encoding signal peptide peptidase SppA codes for MDKAHTAEIDVTGVISAGTETNADNVIKGLQAAFKNPQAKGIVLRINSPGGSPVQSEEIYNEIRRLEKKYPEKKVYAVCEDACASGAYYIASAASEIYAQPASLVGSIGVIMNGFGFTEAMEKLGIESRVLTAGKNKDFLDPFSPMNEQQKKFALNMLKSVHQVFIADVKQGRGKRLKNDPEIFSGLVWTGLQAKKLGLIDHFGSYRRVAAHVIKAPTIVDYTVKPGFWGEFSQRVGTAFNHAFSTMLASIHLS; via the coding sequence ATGGATAAAGCCCATACAGCAGAAATTGATGTGACGGGTGTCATTTCAGCCGGGACCGAAACAAATGCAGACAATGTGATTAAAGGTTTGCAAGCTGCGTTTAAAAACCCACAGGCCAAAGGGATTGTCTTAAGAATTAATAGTCCGGGTGGCTCCCCTGTGCAATCTGAGGAAATTTATAATGAAATACGTCGGCTAGAAAAAAAATACCCTGAGAAAAAGGTTTATGCCGTATGTGAAGATGCGTGTGCTTCTGGTGCTTATTATATCGCATCAGCCGCGAGTGAAATTTATGCACAACCTGCAAGTTTAGTCGGTTCGATTGGGGTGATTATGAATGGCTTTGGTTTTACTGAAGCGATGGAAAAACTAGGAATAGAGTCTCGTGTTTTAACTGCAGGAAAAAATAAAGATTTTTTAGACCCGTTTTCTCCTATGAATGAGCAGCAAAAAAAGTTTGCCTTAAATATGCTTAAAAGTGTGCATCAAGTTTTTATTGCAGATGTTAAGCAAGGGCGAGGCAAGCGTTTAAAGAATGATCCAGAAATATTTTCAGGGCTGGTTTGGACAGGTTTGCAAGCGAAGAAGTTAGGCTTGATTGATCATTTTGGTAGTTATCGCAGGGTTGCCGCCCATGTGATAAAAGCACCAACCATTGTTGATTATACGGTTAAGCCTGGATTTTGGGGAGAGTTTAGCCAACGAGTAGGAACGGCATTTAATCATGCTTTTAGCACCATGCTTGCTAGTATCCACTTAAGCTGA
- a CDS encoding cytochrome b/b6 domain-containing protein translates to MPAFFLHFGMAATITFQLISSLFMEAPAPNSNNFTGTSAFTLHMYAGLIAVIIIVLHWIWSTVDKKGISSFNHLFPWGKSGRQAIYQDIKTLIINKQIPAATTGPGLSGLIHGLGFLAATAMAATGAVLFYFYYYHFAENSFFRGIRMVAQFSSKFHLGILVWSCSNGRPSLLVRKKTKTRSSIIDSQVLILPSQHQFYRLYIDQDNSIKN, encoded by the coding sequence TTGCCTGCTTTTTTTCTTCACTTCGGCATGGCAGCAACAATTACCTTTCAACTTATCTCTAGTCTTTTTATGGAAGCTCCAGCACCAAACAGCAATAATTTTACTGGCACAAGTGCATTTACTCTGCACATGTATGCTGGGCTAATCGCTGTCATCATTATCGTCTTACACTGGATTTGGAGCACTGTAGATAAAAAAGGCATTAGCAGCTTTAATCATTTGTTTCCTTGGGGAAAATCAGGCCGCCAAGCTATTTATCAAGATATCAAAACATTAATCATCAATAAACAAATTCCAGCCGCAACAACCGGCCCTGGGCTATCTGGCCTTATTCATGGCCTAGGTTTTTTAGCAGCAACGGCAATGGCAGCAACAGGAGCGGTGCTCTTTTACTTTTATTATTATCATTTTGCTGAAAATAGTTTTTTTCGAGGTATTCGAATGGTCGCACAGTTTTCTAGCAAATTTCATTTGGGTATATTGGTTTGGTCATGTAGCAATGGCCGCCCTTCATTATTGGTTAGAAAAAAAACAAAAACGCGCTCCTCAATAATTGATTCACAGGTGCTAATACTCCCCTCTCAACACCAATTTTATCGATTATATATCGACCAAGATAACTCAATCAAAAACTAA
- the nhaA gene encoding Na+/H+ antiporter NhaA, producing the protein MLSRQIRKFQDTFELFLSNQASAGILLIFCTIIALIVANLPITQDLYASLHGFPLGIQVGAHALIKPLYHWVNDGLMAIFFLLAGLEIKREVMAGELSQFNKALLPVSAAIGGMVVPALIFFSLNSTGITAKGWAIPMATDIAFAIGILSLLGNRAPRSLIVLLTAIAIVDDLGAVTVIALFYTQEISINYLLYAAFSFIILLLMNLAGVRRLSFYLIIGAVLWFFLLKSGVHATVAGVLLAFTIPGKNTPLPKNFGKLSQEALSEVENHATKNQGQANEHIKALMHYLEDLVHHAETPLQRLEHALHKPVMFVIVPIFVLINAGISFQGLNLHQSLTSPLTIGIILGLILGKVIGIFGVVFCLIKAKQVQLPKGINLQHIFALSLLAGIGFTMSIFIADLALGDQAVLLNSAKLGILIASLIAGSLGYILLRQAKTKK; encoded by the coding sequence ATGCTGAGTCGACAAATACGCAAATTTCAAGATACCTTTGAGCTTTTTCTAAGCAATCAAGCCAGTGCTGGTATACTGCTTATATTCTGCACAATTATTGCGCTGATTGTCGCAAACTTACCAATCACCCAAGACCTTTATGCCTCACTGCATGGTTTTCCCTTGGGTATCCAAGTCGGCGCTCATGCACTGATAAAGCCGCTTTATCATTGGGTCAATGATGGTTTAATGGCGATATTTTTCCTACTGGCCGGCCTTGAAATCAAGCGTGAAGTGATGGCAGGCGAGCTCAGCCAATTTAATAAGGCATTATTACCCGTCAGCGCAGCAATTGGCGGCATGGTAGTTCCTGCACTTATTTTTTTCAGTCTCAACTCAACGGGCATAACAGCAAAAGGTTGGGCAATTCCAATGGCAACCGACATTGCCTTTGCCATCGGTATTCTCTCTTTATTGGGTAATCGGGCTCCACGCAGTTTAATCGTATTGCTCACAGCCATTGCCATCGTCGATGATCTAGGTGCAGTCACTGTTATCGCTCTTTTTTACACACAAGAAATTTCAATAAATTACCTATTATATGCGGCTTTTTCTTTTATTATTTTACTATTAATGAATCTAGCCGGTGTTCGTAGACTTTCTTTTTATCTCATAATTGGTGCTGTTTTATGGTTCTTTTTATTAAAATCAGGTGTACATGCCACAGTTGCAGGTGTCTTACTCGCCTTTACTATCCCGGGAAAAAACACCCCCTTGCCGAAAAATTTTGGCAAGCTTTCTCAAGAAGCGCTGAGTGAAGTCGAAAACCATGCGACAAAGAACCAAGGACAAGCGAATGAGCACATCAAAGCATTAATGCACTATTTAGAAGACCTCGTTCATCATGCAGAAACGCCATTGCAACGCTTAGAGCATGCTCTGCATAAACCGGTTATGTTCGTTATTGTGCCTATTTTTGTTTTAATCAATGCAGGGATTTCATTTCAAGGCTTAAACTTGCATCAATCTTTAACATCGCCATTGACCATTGGCATTATTTTAGGGCTCATTCTCGGAAAAGTAATCGGCATATTTGGAGTGGTTTTTTGTCTTATAAAAGCAAAACAGGTGCAGCTTCCTAAAGGCATTAATTTGCAACATATTTTCGCCCTAAGTTTACTAGCCGGTATTGGTTTTACCATGTCAATTTTTATTGCAGATCTTGCCCTTGGTGATCAAGCAGTATTACTTAACTCCGCTAAGCTTGGTATTTTAATTGCTTCGCTCATTGCCGGGAGTTTAGGTTATATTTTGCTCCGTCAGGCTAAAACAAAAAAATAA
- a CDS encoding AraC family transcriptional regulator yields the protein MPNYPANGPRFEPDDKPYPILGIAVDILDHQDPMHQHIKGQLLYGISGCMQAVAQGRMTLLVPNKALWLPAGVPHKITAQGLVKYRSLYFDLDHFPNTPQQTHLIAVKPLLREMIDELCFIEEEKLDSQITLRLAHSCMDQIISPTPLNYSVPLTSHKIISKAINHIMTHPHTLLKPEAIANHIGTSSRNLNRLFKKELGLTCHQWQQQFKIIQALELLITTQSVSITADRLGFSSDSAFSIMFKRLMGKAPSYYIQK from the coding sequence ATGCCAAACTATCCCGCGAATGGCCCACGCTTCGAGCCAGATGACAAGCCCTACCCAATTTTAGGCATCGCTGTTGATATACTTGATCACCAAGACCCGATGCATCAACACATCAAAGGACAATTGCTCTATGGTATTTCTGGTTGCATGCAAGCCGTCGCCCAAGGCAGAATGACCCTGCTTGTCCCTAATAAGGCCCTGTGGTTGCCCGCTGGAGTCCCTCATAAAATCACCGCCCAAGGGTTAGTGAAGTATCGCAGCCTTTACTTTGACCTCGACCATTTTCCTAATACACCTCAACAGACTCATTTAATCGCAGTTAAGCCACTACTTCGAGAAATGATTGATGAACTTTGCTTTATTGAAGAAGAAAAACTAGATTCTCAGATTACCTTACGCCTCGCTCACAGCTGTATGGACCAAATTATCAGCCCAACACCTTTAAACTACAGCGTGCCGCTCACTTCCCACAAAATCATTTCTAAGGCAATTAACCATATCATGACTCACCCGCATACTCTATTAAAGCCTGAGGCCATCGCTAATCACATAGGCACGAGCAGCCGAAATCTCAATCGCCTATTCAAAAAAGAGCTTGGCTTAACTTGTCATCAATGGCAACAACAATTCAAAATTATTCAAGCCTTGGAACTATTAATAACAACCCAATCCGTTTCAATAACAGCGGATCGTTTAGGCTTTAGCAGTGATAGTGCATTTAGTATAATGTTCAAGCGCCTCATGGGAAAAGCACCTTCATACTATATTCAAAAATAA
- a CDS encoding DUF2158 domain-containing protein, with amino-acid sequence MPENNDLTLKLGDSVRLKTGSPNMFVTYVHTDNNGKQGPICECGWYASEGSKYIYKGGYFSTSTLEKVNNQLPIISKKCRSQRAKSTLLRPSTQPHSGASPSLKVI; translated from the coding sequence ATGCCAGAAAATAACGACTTAACGCTTAAACTCGGTGATAGTGTTAGACTAAAAACTGGCAGCCCAAATATGTTTGTGACCTACGTTCACACAGATAACAATGGTAAACAAGGCCCAATATGTGAATGTGGTTGGTACGCTTCTGAAGGATCAAAATATATTTATAAAGGTGGGTATTTCTCTACTTCAACCTTAGAAAAAGTTAACAACCAGCTCCCGATCATATCCAAAAAATGCCGTTCACAAAGAGCAAAGTCAACTTTATTGAGGCCTTCAACACAGCCCCACTCTGGAGCTTCACCCTCACTGAAAGTCATATAA
- a CDS encoding MFS transporter — translation MKSMNNKKLPLWLIILLAGFPQLSETIYSPALPAITTSLQTNNHWVQWTLSIYFMGFASGVFIWGRVSDYTGRRFAMLFGIIVYLVGSLICLFSSSIGCLFIARAIQAFGANAGSVITQTMLREYFSEKERGRIFASMAIALSFAPAIGPVIGGVLSHYFGWRSNFLVLLLIVVIILFLSYLYLPETLIPVKKVVII, via the coding sequence ATGAAATCAATGAACAATAAAAAGTTACCGTTGTGGTTAATTATTTTATTAGCTGGTTTTCCTCAATTAAGTGAGACGATTTACTCACCTGCCTTGCCAGCGATTACAACGAGCTTACAAACGAATAATCACTGGGTGCAGTGGACCTTGAGTATTTACTTTATGGGGTTTGCCAGCGGTGTATTTATCTGGGGGCGAGTTTCTGATTATACAGGTCGCCGCTTTGCGATGCTATTTGGAATTATCGTTTATCTTGTGGGGAGTTTGATTTGCTTGTTTTCGTCATCGATTGGCTGCTTGTTTATTGCCAGAGCGATACAAGCCTTTGGTGCAAATGCTGGTTCGGTGATTACACAAACGATGTTACGTGAGTACTTTAGTGAGAAGGAACGTGGTCGTATTTTTGCAAGCATGGCAATTGCTTTATCTTTTGCACCGGCAATTGGTCCTGTAATTGGCGGTGTATTAAGCCATTATTTTGGCTGGCGTAGTAACTTTCTTGTTTTATTACTCATTGTTGTTATTATTTTATTCTTATCTTATTTATATCTGCCGGAAACATTAATACCTGTAAAAAAAGTAGTAATAATTTAG
- a CDS encoding tyrosine-protein phosphatase yields MLYPHHYRLTLLLFMTLSSLATLYWLSMRFNTHAVISHEIYRSAELSKKQFAAIIQQNHLKSIINLRGAQLNQTWYQNEIAISKHFDVKHYDLHLPPNGLPTLHQLKALITLIQDAPKPLLLHCRASADRTGLASAISLILFTHDSINTVLKQISWHYLVFAPDSIGKMVMPLYINWLNQHNKINSRKNFLHWIQQLQAL; encoded by the coding sequence GTGCTTTACCCTCACCACTACCGTCTAACTTTATTACTCTTTATGACACTCAGCTCCTTGGCAACTCTCTACTGGCTGTCCATGCGCTTTAACACTCATGCTGTCATTTCACATGAAATTTACCGCAGTGCAGAACTTTCAAAAAAACAATTTGCAGCAATTATTCAACAAAATCATTTAAAATCTATTATTAACCTGCGCGGAGCTCAACTCAATCAAACTTGGTACCAAAATGAAATCGCCATTAGCAAGCACTTTGATGTTAAGCATTACGACTTACACCTTCCTCCTAACGGCCTACCCACTCTTCACCAATTAAAAGCACTGATTACTCTCATTCAAGATGCTCCCAAACCATTATTACTCCACTGCCGAGCGAGCGCTGATCGCACCGGACTCGCTTCAGCCATTAGCCTAATCTTATTCACACACGACTCAATCAACACTGTTTTAAAGCAAATCTCATGGCACTACCTCGTCTTCGCCCCGGACAGTATTGGCAAAATGGTGATGCCTCTTTATATTAACTGGTTAAATCAGCATAATAAAATAAATAGCCGTAAAAATTTTTTACACTGGATCCAACAATTACAAGCGCTATAA